The following are encoded in a window of Drosophila simulans strain w501 chromosome 3L, Prin_Dsim_3.1, whole genome shotgun sequence genomic DNA:
- the LOC123327193 gene encoding glycine-rich cell wall structural protein 1-like, whose amino-acid sequence MATSKTATTAARIFSRLDSVEEVQRGRSGSAVGITPPGGPGAVSAGVGSGSGAGTVAAAVVATGSPARSGQQQYVGGGGVGGGGGGVAGSAAVGVAGAGGVAAVRQRSASTVLDINLPQRKVSVGGGLAGPPSPVIRNGFSVYDPPQSLISSRHANFNGQGVGGGGAAGAIAAGGTATGVELVQQVRA is encoded by the exons ATGGCT ACATCAAAGACGGCAACAACGGCGGCCAGAATTTTCTCACGTTTGGATAGTGTCGAGGAGGTGCAACGCGGTCGCAGTGGCAGCGCTGTGGGAATAACGCCGCCTGGCGGACCAGGAGCGGTATCTGCCGGTGTGGGATCAGGATCGGGAGCGGGTACGGTGGCAGCGGCAGTGGTGGCAACGGGTTCACCGGCCAGGAGTGGCCAGCAGCAGTACGTCGGTGGAGGCGGCgtcggcggcggtggaggaggcgTGGCGGGTTCGGctgctgtgggcgtggcaggtgcAGGAGGCGTGGCAGCGGTACGACAACGCAGCGCCAGCACGGTGCTCGACATCAATTTGCCGCAGCGCAAAGTGTCCGTTGGCGGTGGCTTGGCCGGACCACCATCTCCAGTTATTCGGAATGGTTTCAGTGTCTATGATCCGCCGCAATCATTGATTTCCAGCCGGCACGCCAACTTTAATGGCCAGGGTGTGGGTGGGGGCGGCGCAGCAGGTGCAATAGCAGCCGGTGGCACAGCAACCGGC GTGGAGCTGGTGCAGCAGGTGCGGGCTTAA